Part of the Bacillus cereus group sp. RP43 genome is shown below.
GATAAAATTGAATTCCAAAGTAAATTTGAAGCAAAACTAGGTACTGTCAATGAGAAAAAGGTTTTAATTATGAATAAAACGACAGCTGAAAAGATGGTAAAAGAAAACATGCTGAAAAAAGTAGTGAAAGAAGATGTAGAACCTATTAAAGCATTGCCGGCTATTTCTGATGAAGCTGGAATCGTATTTGCTAAAGAGGAACAAAAAGATGTAGTAATTGATGGAAAGAAAATGAAGTATGAAGGTAATGTAGTAATTGGTGATGCGCGTAAATATACAGATATGTATGCGGTCGTTAGTGATACGGCATATACAAAGATAAATGAACCGGTAAAAACGATTGGATTAGCAGCTTTTAAAGAAAATCCAAAGGAAAAAATTTTTCCAGATATAAAAAGAGATTCTAAAGTAGAAGAAGCACATATGGTTGAAGTGAAATAATAAAAAAAGGATGCATGCAATGCATCCTTTTTATTCTGCAATTTTTTCTAAGTTACCGTTTCGATCCATGCGGAAAGATGTTTGTGAGCGTTCCTCATCATCCATTACTGCTAATTTACGAGCGCGGTTCATAATATTCATAAGTGTTTCGTAATCCTCTTGTACAGTATGAGATTGTTGTTCTAATTTTTCTAGTTTCTTTTCTAGTTCTTCATTTCGCAAGATTTGCGCTTTAATTTCTTGCTTCAATCTCGTATTCTCGTTTTCAAGAGCTGTTACTTTTATATTTGAAGATCCAACTGTTTGTAAAAAGTAAATAACATCTTGCATTGTTATTGAGTTTTTTGAAGCAGGGACAGTCGGCTCTTGATATGGAATAGCTTCTGTATATTGAACAGCTGTTTCATACGGTACGTGTTCTTCATAATCAGTTATCGCCGCTGAAGCTGGTGGTGTATAAAGCAAACGTTTTTTTGCCTGTTCACCGCCCGCAGCACGCATTTTATCTTTACGATGTTTTTTTGCTAGTTGAAGAGCTTGTTCATAGCTATAGCGAACAACAGCATTCCAGCGGAAACCACAAGCAGCAGATGTGCGATTTAACTGATCTCCTACTTCTTCAAAAGCATTTAATTGAGTACTTCCTTCTCGAACATGGCGAAGCACCGTTTCAGCAAGTAATAAATCGTCCTCGTCTGTCCAAGCATCTTGTCTTACTTTCATAGATTCAACTCCCTTTCTTTTTATGAACTTCCTATTTTTATAATGGGCAAAAAAATGAGCTTTTATACAAAGCTTTTAAAAATATGGTAGATTTCAATGAAGAGAAGAAATGTGGCTATGAATGATGAAAGCTTTTGAAGGAGAAAGTATAAAAATAGGTAGCCTTATATAGGAATAGAGCTACGCCCGGAGACTTGCAACAAGCTTCAAAGAGCGGTAAAATACCATTTAGTGTTTATTTTTAAATGTACTTGTGAAAAGTTTAAAATAGAGGAAGTGTTATATATAATGGGAAACGAATTTCGTGTGTGCGATGATTGTCAGGCAACGAACGTTAAAACGTTGATTCCAAAGTTAAAAAAAGTAGATTCATGTGCAACGATTGAAGTTGCATGTCAGTCTTACTGTGGCCCTGGTCGTAAAAAATCATTCGCATTTGTAAATAATCGTCCAGTTGCAGCTCCAACAGAAGACGAATTAATTGTAAAAATTGAAGCGAAGTTAAATAAGTAAGAAAAAGAAGAGTGAACAGATTACTCTTCTTTTTTTATGTCCATAAGATAGCGCTTTGTATGAATTCGTATTTCAAAATAATGGTTGACAGTCTTTTGACGTGATAGGTAGAATAGAAAGTGTCTGATTCTGATAATCATTATCACGAAAAAGGTCAATTCACCTAATTTTTTTATTATTATTTGAGAATAAATTTCATTTTATTAAATATATGTTGTTGGTTAGGATGGTTGAGGGATGGAAGCGAGCGCAAGGAGTATAGAACAGCAAGATGTGAATGTTAAAGAGATTAAGAGCAGACCGCTCGTTGCTTCTATTATTTTAATAGCAGGCACAATTTTGTTAGCTTTAAGCATGGCAGTTTCTATTTCGTTTGGTGCAGCAGATATTAGTTTAAAGACCGTTTGGCAAGCTGTATTTCAGTTTGATGGGTCTATCACGCATCATAACGTAATTCAAGAACTTCGCATGCCTAGAGCAATAGGGGGCGTAGTTGCAGGTGCCTTTTTAGCGGTATCAGGAGCAATTATGCAAGGTATGACACGAAATCCACTTGCATCTCCATCGTTAATGGGGATTACAGATGGTGCTGTATTCGGGATTGCAATTATGTATGCATTTTTCCCTAATTCACCTTATTTAATGTTTGTTATTGCATCTTTTATTGGAGCTGCGTTTGGAGCGAGCATTGTATATGGTATTGGGTCTTCTTCACCAGGTGGATTAACGCCTGTGAAATTAGCTTTAGCTGGTGCGGCAATTAGTGCTTTATTAGGGGCAATTTCATCTGGAATTGCATTGTATTTCAACCTTGCTCAAGAGGTAAGTATGTGGAATGCAGGCGGTGTTGCTGGAGTGAAATGGCAAAGTATTAATATGTTAGTACCGATTGGTCTTGTTTGTCTCGTTATAGCAATTATGATGTCGAGGTATATTACCATTTTAAGCTTTGGTGAAGAAATTGCGATTGGGCTTGGTCAAAATACGACATTAATTAAATTTATCGGAACAGTACTTGTTCTTGTATTAACAGGTTCTGCGGTTTCTATGGCAGGATCGGTTGGATTCGTTGGACTTGTAATTCCGCATATGACTCGTTTCCTTGTAGGCTCAGACTATAGATGGGTTATTCCATGTTCTGCAGTCTTAGGTGGATTGTTAATTGAATGTGCAGATATGTTATCTCGCGTTATTAATCCACCATTTGAAACGCCAATTGGAGCAATTACAGCGCTAATTGGAGTTCCATTCTTCCTCTACTTAGCACGTAATGAAGGGAGAGGAAAAATGTGAGGACGAGCGTCTTAACAAAAAAGAACATTTCTATTTTAACGATTTTAGTAGGATTAATCGTTGCTGTATTTTTAGTAAGTTTAAATACAGGAACATTTAAAATTCCTCCAATAGATGTATTAAAGTCACTAGTTGGATTAGGTGCAGAAGATCAATCTGTTATTTTATTTGAATTTCGTATGCCGCGTATGGTTATTGCTATATTAGTTGGTTCTGCATTAGCTATGTCAGGTGCAATTTTGCAAGGGCTATCACGAAACCCACTTGCTGATCCAGGTATTATAGGTATTAACGCCGGAGCGGGATTAACAGTTGTTGTATTCGTCTACTTTTTCTTTGGAAAAGTTGGAACTGGTACATTCTTATCTGTATTTATCCTTCCATTCTTCGCGCTAGTTGGTGCGATATTAGCAGCGGTTATTATTTATTTACTAGCATGGAAAGACGGCGTTTCATCAACTCGATTAATACTTGTGGGTATCGCTGTTGCAGCCGGATTTGGTGCTGTTA
Proteins encoded:
- a CDS encoding lipoprotein BA_5634 family protein codes for the protein MKKVKLGIVAIMSAAVFSGCSIMDIIAPQAKGVVMYGDETGVQKTMDQYKDKIEFQSKFEAKLGTVNEKKVLIMNKTTAEKMVKENMLKKVVKEDVEPIKALPAISDEAGIVFAKEEQKDVVIDGKKMKYEGNVVIGDARKYTDMYAVVSDTAYTKINEPVKTIGLAAFKENPKEKIFPDIKRDSKVEEAHMVEVK
- a CDS encoding RsfA family transcriptional regulator — translated: MKVRQDAWTDEDDLLLAETVLRHVREGSTQLNAFEEVGDQLNRTSAACGFRWNAVVRYSYEQALQLAKKHRKDKMRAAGGEQAKKRLLYTPPASAAITDYEEHVPYETAVQYTEAIPYQEPTVPASKNSITMQDVIYFLQTVGSSNIKVTALENENTRLKQEIKAQILRNEELEKKLEKLEQQSHTVQEDYETLMNIMNRARKLAVMDDEERSQTSFRMDRNGNLEKIAE
- a CDS encoding DUF1450 domain-containing protein; the protein is MGNEFRVCDDCQATNVKTLIPKLKKVDSCATIEVACQSYCGPGRKKSFAFVNNRPVAAPTEDELIVKIEAKLNK
- a CDS encoding iron ABC transporter permease, producing MEASARSIEQQDVNVKEIKSRPLVASIILIAGTILLALSMAVSISFGAADISLKTVWQAVFQFDGSITHHNVIQELRMPRAIGGVVAGAFLAVSGAIMQGMTRNPLASPSLMGITDGAVFGIAIMYAFFPNSPYLMFVIASFIGAAFGASIVYGIGSSSPGGLTPVKLALAGAAISALLGAISSGIALYFNLAQEVSMWNAGGVAGVKWQSINMLVPIGLVCLVIAIMMSRYITILSFGEEIAIGLGQNTTLIKFIGTVLVLVLTGSAVSMAGSVGFVGLVIPHMTRFLVGSDYRWVIPCSAVLGGLLIECADMLSRVINPPFETPIGAITALIGVPFFLYLARNEGRGKM
- a CDS encoding iron ABC transporter permease; protein product: MRTSVLTKKNISILTILVGLIVAVFLVSLNTGTFKIPPIDVLKSLVGLGAEDQSVILFEFRMPRMVIAILVGSALAMSGAILQGLSRNPLADPGIIGINAGAGLTVVVFVYFFFGKVGTGTFLSVFILPFFALVGAILAAVIIYLLAWKDGVSSTRLILVGIAVAAGFGAVSLIFSMKMTSNDFRFATIWLAGSLWGTDWKFVLSVLPWMVIFLPLAISKAHILNVMNLGDSTAVGLGVNVEKERRKLLFIAVCLAGASVAVAGGIGFIGLMAPHLARRLVGGKHQIMLPTAALIGTFLLLFADVISRSVLPTSEIPVGLVISVIGAPYFIYLLMRTK